The Fibrobacter sp. UWB5 genome has a window encoding:
- a CDS encoding penicillin-binding protein 1A has protein sequence MDKVKPVLLSVLNILKGWFTDRKVVKWLIILAVPVLAAFIAVIAVYNHFSPELPSLSQLEQINPRLVTNIYDMNGKIAHEYFVERREWTSFDSIPENAIHAVMATEDRAFYSHWGMNVWAIPSAVMESALSGKKLRGASTLTQQLTKLLFLTPERTISRKIKEMMTAIRIEQTYTKEEILEFYMNEVYLAGGNYGFQAAGKFYFGRPLDSLTIPELAVLAGMLQRPEAYRPDRHPEAAFERRNTVLYAMRDAGYINDDEYHEYIKTPITLAEKETSNESGLYFYEEIRKYMEKKYGENSLYADGVSINSTIDPDIQAFADSVARVQVEKVRRRVKYRATRRLYLTKKYGMPEDSVVAHFDSVYTLFKKEYLADDLKRPADKRRFPDSILYHHPEIAAILIENESGAIRAMVGGSDFNQSRWNRAVQSLRQPGSSFKPIVYSTAMDNGASPCDSVNDQPVSIPDPDDKDKNKVWRPANFEHDFEGMMTLRRALYKSKNLPAILTGMKYGLNNVVNYARKFGIVRAPLMAVPSLALGSVGATLMEMTSAYTVFPNGGNRIEPYMIESIVDRNGEVIEKNSKVEHEVLRPASAYLMVDMLKDVNIRGTAARVWANGFTHPSGGKTGTTNDYTDCWYIGFTKQYTMGVWVGSDSPGTLGAGHTGTEDALPVWIATMKQLHKDLPRKPFPVPAGVVSKGVCNHTGKIAGEFCSEKTYCLYTAGYAPTEVCDGNHFEVKTKSADDATLFSNKGASSAPKPSSSGPAKKNTRKMF, from the coding sequence ATGGATAAAGTCAAACCCGTATTACTTTCGGTTCTGAATATTTTGAAGGGCTGGTTTACTGACCGCAAGGTGGTCAAGTGGCTGATCATTTTGGCGGTTCCCGTGCTTGCTGCTTTTATCGCTGTAATCGCGGTCTACAATCACTTTTCGCCGGAGCTGCCTTCGCTTTCGCAGCTCGAGCAGATCAATCCGAGACTTGTCACGAACATTTACGACATGAACGGAAAGATTGCCCACGAATATTTCGTGGAACGCCGCGAATGGACGAGCTTCGACTCGATTCCCGAAAATGCGATTCACGCCGTGATGGCCACCGAAGACCGAGCCTTCTATAGCCACTGGGGCATGAACGTGTGGGCAATTCCGTCTGCCGTTATGGAAAGCGCCTTGTCGGGCAAAAAGCTCCGCGGAGCATCGACCTTGACGCAGCAGCTGACCAAGCTTTTGTTCCTCACGCCGGAACGTACGATTTCGCGTAAGATTAAGGAAATGATGACGGCTATCCGCATCGAACAGACTTATACTAAAGAAGAAATCCTTGAATTCTACATGAACGAAGTGTACCTGGCTGGCGGTAACTACGGTTTCCAGGCGGCAGGTAAGTTCTACTTCGGCCGTCCGCTCGATAGCCTTACGATTCCGGAACTTGCCGTTTTGGCCGGTATGCTGCAGCGCCCGGAAGCTTATCGTCCGGACCGTCACCCCGAAGCCGCTTTTGAACGCCGCAATACGGTGCTTTACGCCATGCGCGATGCCGGCTATATTAATGACGACGAATACCACGAATATATCAAGACGCCGATTACGCTTGCCGAAAAGGAAACTTCGAACGAATCGGGCCTGTACTTCTACGAAGAAATCCGCAAGTACATGGAAAAGAAGTACGGCGAAAATTCCCTGTATGCCGACGGCGTGTCCATCAATTCGACGATTGACCCGGATATTCAGGCCTTTGCCGATAGCGTTGCCCGCGTGCAGGTCGAAAAGGTCCGCCGCCGTGTCAAGTACCGCGCTACCCGCCGCCTGTACCTGACCAAAAAGTACGGCATGCCCGAAGATAGCGTGGTCGCTCACTTCGATAGCGTTTATACTCTCTTTAAAAAGGAATACCTGGCCGACGACTTGAAGCGCCCTGCGGACAAGCGCCGTTTCCCGGACTCCATTCTTTACCACCATCCTGAAATTGCTGCAATCTTGATTGAAAACGAATCGGGCGCAATCCGTGCCATGGTGGGTGGTTCCGACTTTAACCAGTCTCGCTGGAACCGTGCGGTGCAGTCTCTGCGTCAGCCCGGCTCGTCGTTCAAGCCGATTGTGTATTCGACGGCTATGGACAACGGCGCAAGCCCCTGCGACTCGGTGAACGACCAGCCGGTGAGCATTCCTGACCCGGACGACAAGGACAAGAACAAGGTTTGGCGCCCGGCGAACTTCGAACATGACTTCGAAGGCATGATGACGCTCCGCCGTGCCCTTTACAAGTCCAAGAACTTGCCGGCTATTTTGACGGGCATGAAGTACGGCCTGAACAACGTGGTGAACTACGCCCGCAAGTTCGGCATTGTGCGCGCCCCGTTGATGGCTGTTCCTAGCTTGGCCCTGGGTTCCGTGGGTGCAACCCTGATGGAAATGACATCTGCCTATACGGTGTTCCCGAACGGTGGTAACCGAATCGAACCGTACATGATTGAATCCATTGTGGACCGCAACGGCGAAGTCATTGAAAAGAATTCCAAGGTCGAACACGAAGTGCTGCGTCCGGCTTCTGCCTACTTGATGGTCGACATGCTTAAGGACGTGAATATTCGCGGTACGGCTGCCCGCGTGTGGGCAAACGGCTTTACGCACCCGAGTGGCGGTAAGACCGGTACTACGAACGACTATACCGACTGCTGGTACATCGGCTTTACCAAGCAATATACGATGGGCGTGTGGGTCGGCTCCGACAGCCCGGGTACCTTGGGCGCAGGTCATACGGGTACCGAAGATGCCCTGCCGGTATGGATTGCAACCATGAAGCAGTTGCACAAGGACTTGCCGCGTAAGCCGTTCCCGGTTCCGGCCGGTGTCGTAAGCAAGGGCGTTTGCAACCATACGGGTAAGATTGCTGGTGAATTCTGCTCCGAAAAGACTTACTGCCTCTACACGGCAGGCTACGCTCCGACCGAGGTCTGCGACGGTAACCACTTCGAAGTCAAGACCAAGTCTGCCGACGATGCCACGCTCTTCAGCAACAAGGGCGCAAGT